In one Streptomyces sp. NBC_00597 genomic region, the following are encoded:
- a CDS encoding TrkA family potassium uptake protein: protein MRVAIAGAGAVGRSIAGELLENGHEVLLVDKAPTAISVERVPQAEWLLADACEITSLDEAALQRCNVVIAATGDDKVNLVVSLLAKTEYGVPRVVARVNNPKNEWLFNESWGVDVAVSTPRLMSALVEEAVSVGDLVRLLRFSHGDANLVELTLPADSSVAGTQISEITWPEDTSLVTIIRGNRVLTPHAEETLEPGDELLFVAAQAREEQLEDLLQARH, encoded by the coding sequence ATGAGGGTCGCGATCGCCGGAGCCGGCGCGGTGGGCCGTTCCATCGCGGGCGAGCTGCTGGAGAACGGGCACGAGGTGCTCCTCGTCGACAAGGCGCCGACCGCCATCTCGGTGGAGCGGGTGCCGCAGGCCGAGTGGCTGCTGGCCGACGCCTGCGAGATCACCTCGCTCGACGAGGCCGCGCTGCAGCGCTGCAACGTCGTCATCGCCGCCACGGGCGACGACAAGGTCAACCTCGTCGTGTCCCTCCTGGCCAAGACCGAGTACGGGGTCCCCCGGGTCGTGGCGCGGGTCAACAACCCGAAGAACGAGTGGCTCTTCAACGAGTCCTGGGGCGTCGACGTCGCGGTTTCCACCCCGCGTCTGATGTCGGCCCTGGTCGAGGAAGCCGTCAGCGTCGGCGACCTGGTGCGCCTGCTGCGCTTCAGCCACGGCGACGCCAACCTCGTCGAGCTGACCCTGCCCGCCGACTCCTCGGTCGCCGGGACCCAGATCAGCGAGATCACCTGGCCCGAGGACACCTCCCTGGTCACGATCATCCGCGGCAACCGGGTCCTGACCCCGCACGCGGAGGAAACCCTGGAGCCGGGCGACGAACTGCTCTTCGTGGCCGCCCAGGCCCGCGAGGAACAGCTGGAGGACCTCCTCCAGGCCCGTCACTGA
- a CDS encoding APC family permease: MSKLTDVPKRILIGRALRSDRLGETLLPKRIALPVFASDPLSSVAYAPGEVLLVLSIAGVSAYHFSPWIALAVVVLMFTVVASYRQNVHAYPSGGGDYEVANTNLGPRAGLTVASALLVDYVLTVAVSISSGVENLGSAVDFVIEHKVLSAMIMILLLTLMNLRGVKESGKLFAIPTYVFVGAVFVMIAWGAWRGLVAGDTMQAPTAHLEIKAEHQGLAGFALVFLLLRAFSSGCAALTGVEAISNGVPAFRKPKSKNAATTLALMGALAVTMFCGIIGLAMATDVRMAESPATNLLDNGVPVGPEFVQHPVISQVAEAVFGNGSFPFIVLATATALVLFLAANTAYNGFPLLGSILAQDRYLPRQLHTRGDRLAFSNGIVLLAGAAMLLVWIYDADSTKLIQLYIVGVFVSFTLSQIGMVRHWNRHLRSETDQTARRRMHRSRAINTFGAFFTGMVLVVVLATKFTHGAWVALLGMVIFYGVMTAIRKHYDRVSAEIAAAEGPSDDSVRPSRVHSIVLVSKVHKPTLRALAFAKLTRSDTLEALSISVDTAETKALREEWERRGINVPLKILDSPYREITRPVIEYVKGLRSENPRDAVSVYIPEYVVGRWYEHLLHNQSALRLKGRLLFTPGVMVTSVPYQLESSELAKRRAKKRQEWNAPGAVRRGPVDTPRPKDRAGK; this comes from the coding sequence GTGTCCAAACTGACCGACGTGCCCAAACGGATCCTGATCGGCCGGGCGCTACGCAGCGACCGCCTCGGGGAAACCCTCCTCCCCAAGCGGATCGCCCTCCCTGTCTTCGCATCCGACCCGCTCTCCTCGGTGGCATATGCCCCCGGCGAAGTCCTGCTGGTCCTGTCGATCGCGGGTGTGTCGGCGTACCACTTCAGCCCCTGGATCGCGCTCGCGGTCGTCGTGCTGATGTTCACCGTGGTCGCGTCGTACCGCCAGAACGTCCACGCGTACCCCAGCGGCGGCGGCGACTACGAGGTCGCCAACACCAATCTGGGGCCGAGGGCCGGACTCACCGTGGCGAGCGCCCTGCTCGTCGACTACGTGCTGACCGTCGCCGTATCGATCTCCTCCGGAGTCGAGAACCTCGGTTCCGCCGTCGATTTCGTCATCGAGCACAAGGTGCTCTCGGCGATGATCATGATTCTGCTGCTCACGCTGATGAATCTGCGCGGAGTGAAGGAATCCGGGAAGCTCTTCGCCATTCCGACGTACGTGTTCGTCGGCGCCGTCTTCGTGATGATCGCCTGGGGAGCCTGGCGCGGGCTCGTCGCCGGCGACACCATGCAGGCCCCCACGGCACACTTGGAGATCAAGGCGGAACACCAGGGGCTCGCCGGCTTCGCGCTGGTCTTCCTGCTGCTGCGCGCCTTCTCCTCCGGATGTGCCGCCCTGACCGGCGTCGAGGCCATCAGCAACGGCGTCCCCGCCTTCCGCAAGCCCAAGAGCAAGAACGCCGCCACCACCCTCGCCCTGATGGGCGCCCTGGCGGTCACCATGTTCTGCGGGATCATCGGCCTGGCCATGGCCACCGACGTGAGGATGGCCGAGTCGCCCGCCACCAACCTGCTGGACAACGGCGTCCCCGTCGGCCCCGAGTTCGTCCAGCACCCGGTGATCTCCCAGGTGGCCGAGGCCGTCTTCGGCAACGGCAGCTTCCCGTTCATCGTGCTCGCGACCGCCACCGCGCTCGTCCTGTTCCTGGCCGCCAACACCGCGTACAACGGCTTCCCGCTGCTCGGCTCGATCCTCGCGCAGGACCGCTACCTGCCGCGCCAGCTGCACACCCGCGGTGACCGGCTCGCCTTCTCGAACGGCATCGTGCTGCTCGCCGGCGCGGCCATGCTGCTCGTGTGGATCTACGACGCCGACTCCACCAAGCTGATCCAGCTCTACATCGTCGGCGTGTTCGTCTCCTTCACGCTGAGCCAGATCGGCATGGTCCGGCACTGGAACCGCCACCTGCGGAGCGAGACGGACCAAACCGCGCGGCGCCGCATGCACCGCTCCCGGGCGATCAACACCTTCGGCGCGTTCTTCACCGGCATGGTGCTGGTCGTCGTCCTGGCCACCAAGTTCACGCACGGCGCATGGGTCGCCCTGCTGGGCATGGTGATCTTCTACGGCGTGATGACCGCGATCCGCAAGCACTACGACCGGGTCTCCGCCGAGATCGCCGCCGCCGAGGGCCCCAGCGACGACAGCGTGCGGCCCTCCCGGGTCCACTCGATCGTCCTGGTCTCCAAGGTGCACAAGCCCACACTGCGCGCCCTGGCCTTCGCCAAGCTGACCCGCTCGGACACCCTGGAGGCGCTCAGCATCAGCGTCGACACTGCCGAGACCAAGGCGCTGAGGGAGGAGTGGGAGCGGCGCGGGATCAACGTACCGCTCAAGATCCTCGACTCCCCGTACCGCGAGATCACCCGCCCGGTGATCGAGTACGTGAAGGGCCTGCGCAGCGAGAACCCGCGCGACGCCGTCAGCGTGTACATCCCCGAGTACGTCGTCGGCCGCTGGTACGAGCACCTGCTGCACAACCAGAGCGCGCTGCGGCTCAAGGGCCGCCTGCTGTTCACCCCCGGCGTGATGGTCACCTCGGTGCCCTACCAGCTGGAGTCCTCGGAGCTCGCGAAGAGGCGGGCGAAGAAGCGCCAGGAGTGGAACGCCCCGGGCGCGGTGCGCCGCGGACCGGTGGACACCCCGCGCCCGAAGGACCGCGCGGGGAAGTAG
- a CDS encoding DUF3159 domain-containing protein, which translates to MTSLDKPITPDPAGEPSADQKAVTQAALFDAFGGVRGTVETMLPGLLFVMIYTVNKDVKMSAIAAGAVAVLLVIVRLLRKDTVKHAFSGVFGVGVGVAFALFTGTAKGFYLPGMIYGAGLGVAFTLSALVGFPLLGVILGPVFKENLSWRTRNPGRKKAYTKASLAWGLIFLAKYAILFPLYWWGDATQLGWVLIALKLPPMVLAVYFTWVFLAKAPPPIDVIAEWEAKEAAEEAAKEAANETTKGAARHRRT; encoded by the coding sequence GTGACGTCACTCGACAAACCGATCACCCCGGATCCCGCCGGCGAACCGTCCGCGGACCAGAAGGCCGTGACGCAGGCGGCGCTGTTCGACGCCTTCGGGGGCGTCCGGGGCACCGTGGAGACGATGCTCCCCGGCCTGCTCTTCGTGATGATCTACACGGTCAACAAGGACGTGAAGATGTCGGCGATCGCGGCGGGCGCGGTCGCCGTCCTGCTCGTGATCGTGCGGCTGCTGCGCAAGGACACCGTGAAGCACGCCTTCAGCGGGGTCTTCGGCGTGGGCGTCGGTGTGGCCTTCGCGCTGTTCACCGGTACCGCCAAGGGCTTCTACCTGCCCGGCATGATCTACGGCGCCGGGCTGGGCGTGGCCTTCACGCTGTCCGCGCTGGTCGGGTTCCCGCTGCTGGGCGTGATCCTGGGGCCGGTGTTCAAGGAGAACCTGTCCTGGCGGACCCGCAACCCCGGGCGGAAGAAGGCGTACACCAAGGCCAGCCTGGCCTGGGGGCTCATCTTCCTCGCGAAGTACGCGATCCTCTTCCCGCTGTACTGGTGGGGGGACGCGACGCAGTTGGGCTGGGTGCTGATCGCGCTCAAGCTGCCGCCGATGGTGCTGGCGGTGTACTTCACGTGGGTGTTCCTGGCGAAGGCGCCGCCGCCGATCGACGTGATCGCGGAGTGGGAAGCCAAGGAGGCCGCCGAGGAGGCCGCCAAAGAGGCCGCCAACGAGACCACCAAGGGCGCCGCGCGGCACCGCCGGACCTGA
- a CDS encoding OB-fold nucleic acid binding domain-containing protein, translating into MSAEPRPEKSVKPVRPAGRFRRMIERLSTSQEELHSAELQEDAEAAGCTRICDSHDRQIVKVTGTLRTVTLRPRAGVPALEAELFDGSAALDVVWLGRRSIVGIEPGRRMIASGRISMSHGRRVLFNPKYELRPLGQEH; encoded by the coding sequence ATGAGTGCTGAACCGCGTCCCGAGAAGTCCGTCAAGCCGGTCAGGCCGGCGGGCCGGTTCCGGCGGATGATAGAGCGGCTGTCCACCTCACAGGAGGAGCTGCATTCGGCGGAGCTGCAAGAGGACGCAGAAGCCGCGGGGTGTACGCGGATCTGCGACTCCCACGACCGCCAGATAGTCAAGGTGACGGGAACCCTGCGTACCGTCACCCTTCGGCCGCGCGCCGGAGTGCCCGCCCTGGAGGCGGAGCTCTTCGACGGCTCGGCGGCGCTGGACGTCGTGTGGCTCGGACGTCGCTCGATCGTGGGAATCGAACCGGGCCGGCGCATGATCGCCTCCGGGCGGATCTCCATGAGCCACGGCCGCCGGGTCCTCTTCAATCCGAAGTACGAACTCCGACCGCTCGGACAGGAGCACTAA
- a CDS encoding response regulator gives MTRVLVVDDEPQIVRALVINLKARKYEVDAAADGAGALELAAARHPDVVVLDLGLPDMDGVEVIRGLRGWTRVPILVLSARHSSDEKVEALDAGADDYVTKPFGMDELLARLRAAVRRAEPAAGAGEDEVLVETDGFTVDLAAKKAVREGRDVRLTPTEWHLLEVLVRNGGKLVSQKQLLQEVWGPSYGTETNYLRVYMAQLRRKLEADPSHPRHFITEPGMGYRFER, from the coding sequence ATGACCCGGGTGCTCGTGGTGGACGACGAACCGCAGATCGTCCGAGCCCTCGTGATCAATCTGAAGGCGCGCAAGTACGAGGTCGACGCCGCGGCGGACGGGGCCGGCGCCCTGGAACTCGCGGCCGCCCGCCACCCCGACGTGGTCGTCCTCGACCTGGGCCTGCCCGACATGGACGGCGTCGAGGTGATCAGGGGCCTGCGCGGCTGGACCCGGGTGCCGATCCTGGTCCTCTCGGCCCGGCACAGCTCCGACGAGAAGGTCGAGGCCCTGGACGCAGGGGCCGACGACTACGTCACCAAGCCCTTCGGCATGGACGAGCTGCTGGCGCGGCTGCGCGCCGCCGTCCGCCGGGCCGAGCCGGCGGCGGGCGCCGGCGAGGACGAGGTGCTCGTGGAGACCGACGGGTTCACGGTGGACCTGGCCGCCAAGAAGGCCGTGCGCGAGGGGCGCGACGTACGGCTCACACCCACCGAGTGGCACCTGTTGGAGGTGCTGGTCCGCAACGGCGGCAAGCTGGTCAGCCAGAAGCAGCTGTTGCAGGAGGTCTGGGGGCCCTCGTACGGCACCGAGACCAATTACCTGCGCGTCTACATGGCGCAGCTGCGGCGGAAACTGGAGGCGGACCCTTCGCACCCGCGGCACTTCATCACCGAACCGGGCATGGGATACCGCTTCGAGAGGTAG
- a CDS encoding TrkA family potassium uptake protein: MHIVIMGCGRVGSALAQTLEQQGHTVAVIDQDPTAFRRLGAGFGGRRVTGVGFDQDTLREAGIEEAGAFAAVSSGDNSNIIAARVAREMFGVENVAARIYDPKRAEVYQRLGIPTVATVRWTADQMLRRLLPSGAEPLWRDPSGGVQLAEVHTSAAWIGHKVSKLQEETGVRVAFLTRLGEAMLPTSQTVLQEGDLVHVMMRTDEIDKVEASFAEGPEEAHA, translated from the coding sequence GTGCACATCGTCATTATGGGCTGCGGAAGAGTGGGCTCCGCCCTCGCGCAGACCTTGGAACAGCAGGGGCATACGGTCGCCGTCATCGACCAGGACCCCACCGCATTCCGCCGGCTGGGAGCCGGATTCGGCGGCCGCCGCGTCACCGGGGTCGGCTTCGACCAGGACACGCTGCGCGAGGCCGGGATCGAGGAAGCGGGCGCATTCGCCGCGGTCAGCAGTGGTGACAATTCCAACATCATCGCTGCCCGTGTGGCGCGCGAGATGTTCGGTGTCGAGAACGTCGCCGCCCGCATCTACGACCCCAAGCGCGCCGAGGTCTACCAGCGCCTCGGCATCCCCACCGTCGCGACCGTGCGGTGGACCGCCGACCAGATGCTGCGCCGGCTGCTGCCGTCCGGGGCCGAGCCGCTGTGGCGCGACCCGAGCGGCGGTGTCCAGCTCGCCGAGGTGCACACCTCCGCCGCGTGGATCGGGCACAAGGTCAGCAAGCTGCAGGAGGAGACCGGCGTCCGCGTGGCGTTCCTCACCCGACTGGGCGAGGCCATGCTGCCGACGTCCCAGACGGTGCTGCAGGAGGGCGACCTCGTCCACGTGATGATGCGCACGGACGAGATCGACAAGGTCGAGGCGTCCTTCGCCGAGGGCCCCGAGGAGGCACACGCATGA
- a CDS encoding sensor histidine kinase KdpD has translation MGRGKLRIYLGAAPGVGKTYAMLSEGHRRVERGGDCVVGFVEHHGRPRTEVMLHGLERVPRRELSYRGAAFTEMDVDAVLARRPAVALVDELAHTNVPGSRNAKRWQDVEELLRAGIDVVSTVNIQHLESLGDVVESITGVRQRETVPDEVVRRADQIELVDMSPQALRRRMAHGNIYRSDKVDAALSNYFRPGNLTALRELALLWVADRADEYLQQYRGEHNIRSTWQARERIVVGLTGGPEGRTLIRRASRVAAKGSGSEILAVYIARSDGLTAASPKELAVQRTLVEDLGGTFHHVIGDNIPDALLEFARGVNATQIVLGSSRRKAWQYVFGPGVGATVARDSGPDLDVHIVTHEEVARGRGLPVVPSAARLGRPRIIAGWVVGMVLPALLAVLLTHVNADPGLANEMLLFLSLTVAAALLGGLWPALASAAFGSLLLNYYFAPPVHRFTVSDPKNIVAIAVFFGVAVSVASVVDLAARRTHQAARLRAESEILSFLAGSVLRGETTLDALLERVRETFAMESVALLERTSDVEPWRPAGSVGPSPAGRPEDADVDMPIGDHMALALSGRVLPAEDRRVLGAFAAQAAVVLDRQRLVGEAEEARRLAEGNRIRTALLAAVSHDLRTPLASIKASVSSLRSDDVDWSEEDRAELLEGIEDGADRLDHLVGNLLDMSRLQTGTVTPLIREIDLDEVVPMALGGVPEDSVVLDVPETLPMVAVDPGLLERTVANVVENAVKYAPAGERVLVAASFLGDRVEVRVVDRGPGVPDEAKDRIFAPFQRHGDAPRGTGVGLGLAVARGFAEAMDGTLAAEDTPGGGLTMVLTLRAATRDSEHAGAPAGTGPIAPDPIRQKAGLQ, from the coding sequence ATGGGACGCGGCAAGCTACGGATCTACCTCGGCGCGGCACCCGGTGTGGGAAAGACGTACGCGATGCTCTCCGAGGGCCACCGCCGGGTGGAGCGGGGCGGCGACTGCGTCGTCGGCTTCGTCGAGCACCACGGGCGGCCGCGCACCGAGGTGATGCTGCACGGGCTCGAACGGGTGCCGCGCCGGGAGCTCTCGTACCGGGGCGCCGCCTTCACCGAGATGGACGTGGACGCGGTACTGGCGCGCCGGCCCGCCGTCGCGCTCGTGGACGAGCTCGCGCACACCAACGTGCCCGGCTCGCGCAACGCCAAGCGCTGGCAGGACGTCGAGGAGCTGCTGCGGGCGGGCATCGACGTCGTGTCCACCGTGAACATCCAGCACCTGGAGTCGCTCGGCGACGTGGTGGAGTCCATCACCGGGGTGCGGCAGCGCGAGACCGTGCCGGACGAGGTGGTGCGGCGGGCCGACCAGATCGAGCTCGTCGACATGTCCCCCCAGGCGCTGCGCCGGCGGATGGCCCACGGGAACATCTACCGGTCCGACAAGGTCGACGCGGCCCTGTCCAACTACTTCCGGCCCGGCAACCTCACCGCCCTGCGCGAGCTGGCGCTGTTGTGGGTGGCCGACCGGGCCGACGAGTACCTCCAGCAGTACCGGGGCGAGCACAACATCCGCTCCACCTGGCAGGCGCGTGAGCGGATCGTCGTGGGGCTCACGGGCGGCCCCGAGGGCCGGACGCTCATCCGCCGCGCCTCCCGGGTGGCGGCCAAGGGGTCCGGGAGCGAGATCCTGGCCGTCTACATCGCCCGCAGCGACGGGCTGACCGCGGCCTCGCCGAAGGAACTCGCGGTCCAGCGGACGCTGGTCGAGGATCTTGGCGGAACGTTTCACCATGTGATCGGCGACAACATCCCCGACGCGCTCCTCGAATTCGCCCGCGGGGTCAACGCCACCCAGATCGTGCTCGGCTCCAGCCGCCGCAAGGCCTGGCAGTACGTCTTCGGCCCCGGCGTCGGCGCCACCGTGGCCCGCGACTCGGGGCCCGACCTCGACGTGCACATCGTCACGCACGAGGAGGTCGCCCGGGGTCGAGGCCTGCCCGTGGTCCCCTCGGCGGCCCGGCTCGGGCGGCCCCGGATCATCGCCGGGTGGGTCGTCGGGATGGTCCTGCCCGCCCTGCTGGCCGTGCTGCTCACGCACGTGAACGCCGACCCGGGCCTCGCCAACGAGATGCTGCTGTTCCTGTCGCTGACCGTGGCCGCCGCCCTGCTGGGCGGACTCTGGCCGGCGCTGGCCTCGGCCGCCTTCGGCTCGCTGCTGCTGAACTACTACTTCGCCCCGCCAGTGCACCGGTTCACCGTCTCCGACCCGAAGAACATCGTGGCCATCGCCGTCTTCTTCGGGGTCGCGGTCTCCGTGGCCTCGGTGGTGGACCTGGCCGCCCGGCGCACCCACCAGGCGGCCCGGCTGCGCGCCGAGTCCGAGATCCTCTCCTTCCTGGCCGGCAGCGTGCTGCGCGGCGAGACCACGCTGGACGCGCTGCTGGAGCGGGTGCGCGAGACCTTCGCCATGGAGTCCGTGGCCCTCCTGGAGCGCACGAGCGACGTCGAGCCCTGGAGACCCGCCGGGAGCGTCGGACCGAGCCCGGCTGGCCGCCCCGAGGACGCCGATGTGGACATGCCCATCGGGGACCACATGGCGCTGGCCCTGTCCGGCCGGGTGCTGCCCGCCGAGGACCGTCGCGTGCTCGGTGCCTTCGCCGCCCAGGCCGCCGTCGTCCTGGACCGGCAGCGGCTGGTCGGGGAGGCCGAGGAGGCTCGGCGGCTGGCCGAGGGCAACCGGATCCGGACCGCGCTGCTGGCCGCCGTCAGCCATGACCTCCGTACGCCGCTCGCCTCCATCAAGGCGTCGGTGTCCTCCCTGCGCTCCGACGACGTGGACTGGTCCGAGGAGGACCGGGCCGAGCTCCTCGAAGGCATCGAGGACGGCGCCGACCGCCTCGACCACCTGGTCGGCAACCTGCTCGACATGTCCCGCCTCCAGACCGGCACCGTGACCCCGCTCATCCGCGAGATCGACCTCGACGAGGTGGTCCCGATGGCGCTGGGCGGCGTACCGGAGGACAGCGTGGTCCTCGACGTCCCGGAGACGCTGCCGATGGTGGCGGTGGACCCGGGGCTGTTGGAGCGGACCGTGGCCAACGTGGTGGAGAACGCCGTCAAGTACGCACCGGCCGGGGAGCGGGTGCTGGTCGCGGCCAGTTTCCTCGGCGACCGGGTCGAGGTGCGCGTCGTCGACCGCGGCCCCGGGGTGCCCGACGAGGCGAAGGACCGGATCTTCGCCCCCTTCCAGAGGCACGGGGACGCCCCGCGCGGCACCGGGGTCGGCCTCGGCCTCGCCGTGGCCCGCGGCTTCGCCGAGGCCATGGACGGCACCCTGGCGGCCGAGGACACGCCCGGCGGCGGTCTGACCATGGTGCTGACACTGCGCGCCGCGACGCGCGACAGTGAACACGCCGGCGCCCCTGCCGGCACCGGCCCCATCGCTCCCGACCCGATACGACAGAAAGCAGGACTTCAATGA